A stretch of Pseudophryne corroboree isolate aPseCor3 chromosome 9, aPseCor3.hap2, whole genome shotgun sequence DNA encodes these proteins:
- the LOC134957315 gene encoding uncharacterized protein LOC134957315: MDETIMLEMQPLSQGISPPAPVSTPPQQSTPPPPPPPPQQHSPTTPVTQGPDQVFWNIWARQQATNEDCLRRQTQMFASLPSHLRRIIRNMSRQNEQTTRIGNTMEIMRADITHIMGNLQRIMEEQHRQQQSYINILENNQKINESISRIVDNQNAATRELNATLTNLNETLRSLHQQQPSSSSGTTTPIITPVSSPARRSTRARQHDSGKGKGQDKQPPKKS; encoded by the coding sequence atggatgagacaattatgttagaaatgcagccattaagccaaggaatcagccccccagcacctgtgagtacaccaccacagcaaagcacaccaccaccaccaccaccaccaccacaacaacacagcccaacaacaccagtaacacaaggccctgatcaagtgttttggaacatttgggctagacagcaggccactaatgaagattgcctgcgtaggcagacacaaatgtttgcaagcctaccatctcacctcagaagaatcatcagaaatatgagtagacaaaatgaacaaaccacgagaattggcaataccatggaaatcatgcgtgcagacattacacatatcatgggcaacttacagcgcataatggaagaacagcacagacaacagcaaagctatatcaacattttagaaaacaatcaaaagatcaatgaatctatctccagaattgtagacaatcaaaatgctgcaacacgtgaactcaatgccaccctcactaacctcaatgaaacactcagatccctgcaccaacagcaaccaagcagcagttctggtacgactactccaattataacgccagtgtcatcaccagcaaggcgctccaccagagcacgccaacatgacagtggtaaaggcaaaggccaggacaagcagccacccaaaaaaagttaa